Genomic segment of Microbacterium hydrocarbonoxydans:
GTGGCTGATCGCCCTCGGCATGTCGATCGGCGGGCCCGACAACTCCGTGGGATGGCGGCTCGCGACGGCGCTGCTCGGCACCGCCACCGTGCTGCTCGTCTATCTCGTCGCGCGGCGCCTGACCGGCTCGATCGTCGTCGCGACCGTGGCAGGCTCGCTGCTCGCGATCGACGGCCTGAGCATCGTGATGAGCCGCACCGCGCTGCTCGACGGACCACTGACGTTCTTCGTGATGCTCGGCGCCCTGTTCATCCTGATCGACCGAGAACGCACGATCCCGGTGCTCGGGCGCATCGATCCCGATGCCGACGCGCCCGAGCCGCTCTGGGGCCGCGTGCTGTGGCGGCGACCCTGGCTGATCGCCGCGGGAGTCGCGCTCGGGGCCGCATGCGCCGTCAAGTGGTCGGGCCTCTACGCGCTCGCCGCCTTCGGCCTCTACGTCGTCGTGACGGATGCGCTCGCCCGTCGCCGCGCGGGAGCGGTGCTGTGGCCGAGCTCGGCGGCCTTCCGCCAGGGTCCGGTGTCGTTCGTGCTGCTGGTGTTCCCCGCATTCGCCGCATATCTCGTGAGCTGGACGGGTTGGCTCGTCACCGACGGCGGATACGCCCGCGACAGCGACCCGAACCCGTTCATCGCGCTGTGGAACTATCACCAGTCGATCCTCAACTTCCATGTCGGACTGACCAGCGGGCACCCCTACGCCAGCCCGGCGTGGCAGTGGCCACTGCTGCTGCGACCGACCGCCGTCTGGGTCGGCACGGACCCGGCGCCCTGCGGAGTCGACCACTGCATCGCCGTGATCTCGACGATCCCGAATCCGCTGATCTGGTACGCGAGCATCGCTGCCGCCGGGTACCTGCTCTACCGCCTCGTGCGCGCCTGGATCGCCCGCCGACCGATCGATCCCGCACTGACCTTCCCGCTGGTCGGTCTCGCAGCGACCTATGTGCCCTGGCTCATGTTCCCCGAGCGCACGATCTTCCAGTTCTACACGGTGGCGATGGCGCCCTTCCTCGCGATCGGTCTCGCGGTCGTGCTGCGCATGATCGCGGGTCGACGCGAAGACCCGCTGCACCGACGCCAGGCCGGCGAGCGCACGGTCATGGTGTTCCTCGGGGTCGTCGTGCTGGTCTCGGCGTTCTACTACCCGGTGTGGACCGGGATCAGCGTGCCCTACGACTTCTGGCTGCTGCACAACTGGATGCCGGGCTGGGTCTGACCCGCCTGACCTTCTCTCAGGAGCTGCGGCGCGTGAGGCGCGCGACGACGAGCAGCACGGCCGTCAGCCCGATCGTGAGCAGCAGCTGCGCCCGCGCGGCCTCGTCGATCATCGCGAGGGAGATGACTCCGGCGAGCAGCGCCAGACACAGCCACGACAGCCAGGGGAAGCCCCACATGCGCATCGGCATCGACTCGCCCGTGCGATCCGCGCGACGGCGGAGGATGATCTGCGACACCGCCGTGGCCGACCAGATGATCAGCACGGTCGACCCCACGATGTTCAGGAGCACCGGGAGCACCACATCGGGGAACGCCCAGTTGAGACCCACCGTGACGAAACCGAAAGACACCGAGGCCAGCACCGCCACGACCGGTACGCCCTTCGACGTGGTGCGCGTGGCCGCCGTCGGCGCGAGGCCCCGCTCTCCGAGGGAGTACGCCATGCGCGACGCGCCGTAGATGTTCGCGTTCATCGCCGAGAGCAGCGCGATCACGACGATGAGGTCCATCACCAGACCGACGCCGGGCACTCGCAGTGTCTCGAGGACGGCTGAGAACGGCCCCTCCGCGACGGCGGGATCGTTCCACGGCAGCACCGACACGATCACGAAGATCGAGCCGACGTAGAAGATCAGGATGCGCACGAGCACCTCGCGCACGATGCGGCGGATGTTGCGCGCAGGGTCGTCGGATTCGGCGGCGGCGATCGCCACGACCTCGGTGCCGCCGAACGCGAACATCACGATCAGGAGAGCCGCCGCGACACCGGCGAGGCCGTGAGGGGCGAAACCGCCGTTGTCGAACAGGTTGCCGATGCCGGTCGCCGGCACACCCGGGAAGAGCCCGAGGATCGCGCACACGCCGACCACGAGGAAGGCGATGATCGCCGCGACCTTGATCGCCGCGAACCAGAACTCGAACCGGCCGTAGTTGCGCACGCCGAACAGGTTCACCGCGGTCAGCGCCACCACGAAGACGAGCACCCAGGCCCACGCAGGGATGCCGGGGACCCGGCCCGCGACGATGACGGCGGCACCGGTGGCCTCTGCGGCGATCACCACGACGAGCTGGATCCAGTAGAGCCAGCCCACTGCGCTGCCGGCGCTGCGCCCCATCGCCTTCTGCGCATACGAGCTGAAGGCGCCCGAGCTGGGCCGGGCGGCGACCATCTCGGCGAGCATCGCCATGACCAGCACCACGATGCCACCGGCGACGAGGTACGAGATGAGCACGGCGGGCCCGGCGATGCCGATCGCCTGTCCCGATCCGACGAAGAGTCCCGCCCCGATCGCGCCGCCGAGGCCCATCATCGAGATCTGGCGGCGGGTGAGCCCCGGGTGCAGACCCTTCGTCGTCGTCGTGGTGGTGGGAACCTCGGTCATGCGTGCGCCTCCTGCGGTGCGATGTCAGTCTGGAGCGCTGACGGCACCCGATCTGCGTTCTATTGAACCCGATCGGATGCCGGTCGGGTCACACGCGCTGAGCCGTCAGCGAGCGTCCGACAGCGCGGCGGGGTCGCTCACGGGCAGCCGACAGACGAACGAGCGGCAGTCGAATGCCTGCTCGGGCCCGTCCGCCTTGCCCTCGAAGAGCTCGAACCCGGCGTCGGCGAACGCTCGAGCCTGGGCCGGAGAGACGATCGCGACGGCATCGGCATCGAGGCCGCGGGCAGCGGCGGCCAGCGCGCCGTCAGGCCGGTCGGTGACGACCACGACCTGACGGGGAGCCTCGACGAGCGCCGCCGCGACCCGCAGCAGACTCCCGTGGGCGAACGGCTGCTCGAGCGCCCGTGCGGCGTGCGCGCTCACCGCCTCGGCGGCGGCGTCTCGATACCGATCCCCCGCGCCGAGCACCCACGCCGTGACAGAGGCGGCCGCGACGGCCGAGGCGCCTGAAGGAAGGTCTCCGTCGGTCTGATCCGGCGCGGTCGCGATGCCGTGGGCAGCCAGCAGAGGGTCTCCGTCGATTCCCGCGAGAGCGGTGTCGAGCAGCGCCCGCCCCTCGGCGGCCCAGGCGGCGTCGCCCGTCGCGAGGGCCAGGGCGAACAGTCCGTCCGCGAGAAGCGCGGCGTCGGCCGTGGTCGCGACGGCCCGCGACGCGACGCCGTCGAGTGACGCGCGCACCAGATCTCCGGCGGCATCCCGGTTGACCCGCAGCACGTGTTCGGCGGCGTCGACTGCGGCTCGCACCCACTCGGGTTCGGCCCACGCGACGCCTGCCCGAGCGAGGGCGGCGATCGCGAGACCGTTCCAGCCCGTGATGACCTTGCCGTCGACAGCGGGCTCCGCGAGCTCGCCCCGCTCGCTGACAGGCCGCAGATAGTAGCCGCCCTCGCTGCGCTGCCCGTCGATCCATGACTCCGAGTCCTGCGCCGCACCGAATGCGCCTCCGTCGCGCCGCAGCGTGCGCAGCAGGAAGTTCGCCACCCCGTGCGCCGTCGACACATCACCCGAGTCGAGCGACACGCGCAGCAGCTGGGCGTTGTCGGTCAGCATGCGCTCGTAGTGCGGCACCGTCCAGTCCCGCTGCGTGGCGTAGCGGAAGAACCCGCCGTCCTCGTCGCGCAGAGCCGAGCCCGCCATCGCGGCGAGCGCCCGGTCGGCCGCCGCCGCGGCATCCGGAGCCTCGCGGCGCACGAGCGGGCTCTGCAGGAAGCTCAGCGTGGTGGCGACCGGGAACTTCGGGGCACCGCCGAAGCCGCCGAACTGCGGATCCTCGCGTGCGGTGATCGCCTGCGCGGCCGCAGCGATCGCACCCGCATCCGGCAGATCCGAAGGCGTGGACGCCGCTGCCTGCGCGAGCGCAGCGGTCAC
This window contains:
- a CDS encoding DUF255 domain-containing protein, translated to MTNRLADTLSPYLRAHADNPVDWYPWGPEAFAEAERRGVPLLISIGYSTCHWCHVMARESFADPVTAAAINQDFVAVKVDREEHPDVDGAYMAAASAFTQNLGWPLTVFATPRGRTFYAGTYWPPVARQPMPAFRDVLAAVHEAWTLRRVQAEESADAVTAALAQAAASTPSDLPDAGAIAAAAQAITAREDPQFGGFGGAPKFPVATTLSFLQSPLVRREAPDAAAAADRALAAMAGSALRDEDGGFFRYATQRDWTVPHYERMLTDNAQLLRVSLDSGDVSTAHGVANFLLRTLRRDGGAFGAAQDSESWIDGQRSEGGYYLRPVSERGELAEPAVDGKVITGWNGLAIAALARAGVAWAEPEWVRAAVDAAEHVLRVNRDAAGDLVRASLDGVASRAVATTADAALLADGLFALALATGDAAWAAEGRALLDTALAGIDGDPLLAAHGIATAPDQTDGDLPSGASAVAAASVTAWVLGAGDRYRDAAAEAVSAHAARALEQPFAHGSLLRVAAALVEAPRQVVVVTDRPDGALAAAARGLDADAVAIVSPAQARAFADAGFELFEGKADGPEQAFDCRSFVCRLPVSDPAALSDAR
- a CDS encoding phospholipid carrier-dependent glycosyltransferase, giving the protein MTAPVPLMPAPEERLTRYGQLRDRLLDDPGWGRMLRWFAPFVVTVVAAVLRLVNLGHPHQLAFDETYYVKDAWSLWTLGYEGTWGENANEAFITLQQLPLADNGSFVVHPPLGKWLIALGMSIGGPDNSVGWRLATALLGTATVLLVYLVARRLTGSIVVATVAGSLLAIDGLSIVMSRTALLDGPLTFFVMLGALFILIDRERTIPVLGRIDPDADAPEPLWGRVLWRRPWLIAAGVALGAACAVKWSGLYALAAFGLYVVVTDALARRRAGAVLWPSSAAFRQGPVSFVLLVFPAFAAYLVSWTGWLVTDGGYARDSDPNPFIALWNYHQSILNFHVGLTSGHPYASPAWQWPLLLRPTAVWVGTDPAPCGVDHCIAVISTIPNPLIWYASIAAAGYLLYRLVRAWIARRPIDPALTFPLVGLAATYVPWLMFPERTIFQFYTVAMAPFLAIGLAVVLRMIAGRREDPLHRRQAGERTVMVFLGVVVLVSAFYYPVWTGISVPYDFWLLHNWMPGWV
- a CDS encoding amino acid permease; the protein is MTEVPTTTTTTKGLHPGLTRRQISMMGLGGAIGAGLFVGSGQAIGIAGPAVLISYLVAGGIVVLVMAMLAEMVAARPSSGAFSSYAQKAMGRSAGSAVGWLYWIQLVVVIAAEATGAAVIVAGRVPGIPAWAWVLVFVVALTAVNLFGVRNYGRFEFWFAAIKVAAIIAFLVVGVCAILGLFPGVPATGIGNLFDNGGFAPHGLAGVAAALLIVMFAFGGTEVVAIAAAESDDPARNIRRIVREVLVRILIFYVGSIFVIVSVLPWNDPAVAEGPFSAVLETLRVPGVGLVMDLIVVIALLSAMNANIYGASRMAYSLGERGLAPTAATRTTSKGVPVVAVLASVSFGFVTVGLNWAFPDVVLPVLLNIVGSTVLIIWSATAVSQIILRRRADRTGESMPMRMWGFPWLSWLCLALLAGVISLAMIDEAARAQLLLTIGLTAVLLVVARLTRRSS